The DNA segment CTGCGCGCCAGCTCTCCAGGAGAAGTTATTATAGCCATACATGATGGCATCGAGCGGATTTTCCGGGCCATCACCACCGCCATCAGCATGGACCGCGTCCAGGGTTGCCTGCAGGGTAGCGGCGTTATTGAAATCAAGAACTGGCCGGACGTATGTCGCATCACTAAAACTTTCGGAGGTTATATAACCGGCCGGGGTCGGATGAATGGCGCTATCGCCGTAAGTGACCAACGCGAACTTGGCATCAACCCCCGCCGCTTCAAGTGAGGCGGCAAACGCTACGATGCTGTTCTTCGCTCCGGTGATCGAGCCCGACATGCTGCCGGTATTGTCCAGCACGAAAACCATGTCGATCGGCTTATCCGAGTCGGTTGGCAGGGCAAAATCGACACTTCCCCAGTCGGTCGTCGGGATCCCGTCTTTACCGACATAAACAGTAAAGCGCCCTTTATCCAGGGTCAGCGCTTCACCGGTCCCTTTGAATAAAGCGGCCAAACCGATCTCAACTTTTCCGCCGGTGTAGCTGGCGGCGCCGCTCATTGTTACTTCAGACGAACCTAAAACACCCGGGTCCTTGGAAGAAGTAAATGACGAAGTGACCGAACAGCCGTACATCGTCATGGCAACCATAACAATCCCGATCAGAACATACAAACTTTTTTTAAACATATTTTAACTACCTCTTATCTTTTTATAATTTGCGGGTACGGAAAAAACAATTTTTATCTAAAATATGCACCTCCGGGTTTTATTATTTGATGGTCTTGAGCCAAAGCTGAATAATTATCTACTATTAATAATTATTGTCAAGTGGTCAATAATCACTATTTCTTCATCTTCATTGGAGCGGCTATTTTTCCTTTATCCATGCAAGGGGCATCCCCGTTCATCATGGTCCCGCCCTTCGTATCCATCATCATCCCTTTTCCCATCCTGTTATTCATTTTATCGCGGTAACTGCTCCCAAGGACCAGTAGAAGCAAAGTTAAAACCACGATCACCACCGCGATAATTTGTCCGGCAATTTTGAGCCAGCCGGACTCTTTAACCGCCAATACCCAGGTAATGAAACCGATCGCCAGCAAAACCAAAGCCATGAGCAGGGACCAGATCACCAGAAA comes from the Candidatus Margulisiibacteriota bacterium genome and includes:
- a CDS encoding VWA domain-containing protein, translated to MFKKSLYVLIGIVMVAMTMYGCSVTSSFTSSKDPGVLGSSEVTMSGAASYTGGKVEIGLAALFKGTGEALTLDKGRFTVYVGKDGIPTTDWGSVDFALPTDSDKPIDMVFVLDNTGSMSGSITGAKNSIVAFAASLEAAGVDAKFALVTYGDSAIHPTPAGYITSESFSDATYVRPVLDFNNAATLQATLDAVHADGGGDGPENPLDAIMYGYNNFSWRAGAQRVIVVITDINGHQNVAGDTSSNNKCLTSIEAVALNLAGKAVVYAVSPNYSTDQSPYCDVRRLADGLGEGRTTPLSNTGGKWIQFGYYGYDLTTLGITTAVSKGYKFTFDYTFADGTWWIHIVADTDGDGVMDSELLIKIIVSGGTGSSSIKSASVVNSRPLSQAEILRLQTVKQ